CCACTCATTCAAGTACAGTCCAACAAGGAAGACCACTGAAATTCTTGGGAATTACTGGGCTGTGGATTACAGTCCACAGTGCATGTTTCCTAGAAATCCTTGAATACCAACGGTGCTGATGTGGCATAGGTATAATAGAtattccttacatttccaggATTAATTTATATTGTTGGGGGCATTAGTAATGAAGGAATAGAACTGTGTTCTGTCGAAGCCTATGATCCAATATCTAAGCGCTGGTCTGCACTCCCTGAAATGGGCACCAGAAGGGCATATCTGGGTGTGGCTGCTCTGAATGACTGTATCTATGCTATTGGAGGTTGGAACGAGACTGAAGATGCCCTTCCAAGTGTTGAGAAATACTCTTTTGAAGAGGTAGGTTTCAGTTCCCACAAATCGGATTCCAATGTGTATTCGTCGTTTATGCTGGTTTGCAGTAGTTTGTCTCATTGATAGGTACAAAGAAATGAAGTTGTCGATAATGCGTTCATCAGTCCCCCAATGCAGCTGAAGtcgtgtgtgtgtgattatgttCACATGCACATAGTTAAAGCAATGAACCTGATGTTGGCCTATACTTAGTTTAGACTTCTCAACTGAATGACATTTAGGAATATCCAGTTTCCCCTGTTTTCATAAGAAGCCAACTAGGTAGCGTATTAATTGACTAGTTCTTGTGGCAGCCATGAAGCCACTCGCCTCTGCAAAGTGTCTGgttgaccattttggctgtcaCAAAGCCACTCTTGCCCAGAGCAATATTTTAAGTCTAAGAAAACCAGATGCTTGGGGAAAGTAGAGCTCCTCCCACAGAAGAAACTTTCACATGCTGCTGGAGGTTCTTATGTCTATATATAGCCTAAGGGTCCTACATCCCAGGTCATAATAAGTAGGCTAGTAACTATAAAATCTCATGCCAATATGCCAAGTAGTAACTAATGGGGGTTACAGTCCTTCTGTTTTCCTGTTGTGACACCATGATACACTTGCTTTTGAATGTGCAAATATTCATTTTTCCCCATCTCGTTTTTACTCAGAATTAATTTGAATAATTGCCACCTCCTGGTTCTGTACTTAGGCTCATTTGGGAGGAAAGATAGAAACGAAATGCAGTAGCAATAATAGTAAaaagtagtaccggtagtaaacccgtgggtatagggcaggcatccccaaacttggccctccagatgttttgggactacaattcccatcatccctgaccactggtcctgttagctagggatgatgggagttgtagtcccaaaactggagggccaagtttggggatgcctagtataGCGCAGTatatcaatttaataaataaaaggatgatgatgattaattggAATGCCACTACTAAGAATACGGTGAATGGTCAGCTCAACACAGACCTTCCTACAGTTTCTTTACGCCTGCTAACTgtagatttaaagcacatctctGGAAAGGAACATACTAcatagaaaacatttttttttatttgtttcattcattAGGAGAAATGGGTAGAAGTTGCTTCAATGAAGACCCCAAGAGCTGGAGTATGCGTTGTAGCTGTGAATGGCCTCCTTTACGCCATTGGAGGAAGGACTGCCAGTTATGATTCAGCTGCCCCAGTAACATCAGATTCTGTGGAGGTTTATAATCCGCATTTGGATACTTGGACTGAAATTGCTAACATGATCACCAGCCGCTGTGAGGGAGGTGTGGCAGTGCTCTGAAGAACAGAACACGTAAAAACAACGAAGATTGGGGAGTGGGTTTTAAAGTGTTCTAGGAATGGTGACAATTTGGGCACCTTCTAAGAAAGATCGAATTTGGAGACTTCTGTTCACAGGCTCTATAGAAACCGTATGCTTCTCCATGTGCAGCACAGACTTCATGGGTGATTCTGGCAGTTTGTTGATGGTTGGTTGCTGCCCTTGACACTTGGGAAACCCTCTGCTGTTCGTCACATGCCAAGACACAATCAGAATGCAATTGGACTTGCTGCATTTGAAGTGAAGAAGGCTGAAATTGTCCTAACCACATTACTTCTTAACGGGGATCCTAAGCAACAGTTTTATTCTCATGAAAATCcactatattatttatttatttatttatgagcaGATTTTGGCCTTCCATAGCCTAAATTAGTTTCCTTGGAGAAATGCAACAAAATGATGGAGCTATTCTTTACGTACTTGTTTGGGACTTTTGTTTTAGCTGCTCATTGCCTTTAGGAATAAGTCAAACTTGCTTACAAAATGAAAGTAGTTTACATCTCACTCTTTATTTATACGTACGTACATATATATGCCACCTctttccctgatgggactcaaggcagcttacagataagaaTGTTCCATTCCCTGGCTCATGTTGGGTATTAAGAATCTGCCCTTGGCTCTGGGCTTTTGTTCCACATATGCATACTTAGCTATGTAGGACTGTTTAACACAGGAGACAACTGGaatattaaaaaccaaaaacaaatctGTCTTCACATTTCCTTCCAGACTGCCCAGTGTGACTTCCAAAGGATCCACATCATGCCCTGTGCTTCCATGGTAAAAACAAATAgttaaaagtaataaaaacaagCACAATAAAGGAGTTGGatgagagagggaaatggcagtAGCAAAATGATCTAACATCAGATGGTAACCTACCAGTTCATATGTTATATCATAAATGCCTTTTCCATCTTTGTAGCGCCTTACCCCATACACAGTTACATCTGTGGAGAAGCATCACTATTTATGGCTGAATACTATTATCGTGTCAGTGGAAAACAGTTCTCTGCCTTATGACACACAACTCTTACTTCTCCTTTGCATCTGCAAGTGAGGCACTGGATGTGCTGGACCGATGTCTTGCACCCACTAGTTgacagccaacaaactgaagctcaatccaaagaagactgaggcaacttagaccagtggttcccaacaggtggtccgcggacccccaggggtccgcgagctatgccacaggggtccgcaagatgctcttagaataaaaaatatattaaatatatttcgtataacagattttttgttatggccgcttcctgcatgagcagagtctagcgcaaaactagaattagatagaggcagtagttctgctgtatgccgttgttttgcaaagaggcagagcgcgcattctactaacgctcacctccccaagatgctttgcgcgcgtcggcttcatttgtgcactactgcgcaggtaccctgtcttctccattcccctccctcctccctggcgcgcgctgcctctttgcaaaacagtagtgtttgtaaacaaagtgttgtttttcgcggaagctacagttcgcaatgttaaaaatggaccgttggttaaaaatataaaatataaaaagactcttaatttggctctcactttttaattttaggattaggaattaatgggggtccttgtcacaatagcggctcgatgaggggtcctcgagaaaattttgttgggaacccctgacttaGACCAAATGGCTGAgaggatggggttacactccctctgaaggagcaggtacatagcttgggggtactcctggatcctttcctTTTGCTTGAGGTTCAAATGGCCTTGAtagcacagagtgccttccatcagctttggctggtggctcagctacacccctatctgtTCCCCTAACCTCTGTTGTCTATACTTTGGTAACCTCTgtgttagattactgcaatgccttatgcatagggctgcctctgaagactgtttggaagcttcagctggtgcagaatttggcggcCAGGTTGCTACTGGGGTATATTACAcagatcctggcccaactgcttTGGCTGTCAATTAGCTTCtggtcccaattcaaagtgctggttttgacctataaagccttaaaacgGCTCAGGCCCACAAAATACATGAAGGACTGCTTCttcccatatacagtggaacctctatttgTGACCATAATCTGTTCTAGAGGTCGAAACGGGTTGCTGGGAGAGGCGCTGTTGTGTGCAGGCACAGGCGGCAATtgcccgcttctgcgcatgtgcaaatggcAGCAAACCCgccggttacttccaggtttgccgcagtTGCGACTTGGAACAACCATAAGAGGCGGTGGTAAgtagaggtttgactgtactgtccCAGACTCCacgttcatcatctgaggcctttctcaGTGTGCTGCCACatgaggttcagagggtggcaacacaagaacaggccttttctgcagtagcttcccatttgtagaatgctctccccacagagcttcacctggcaccttcattatgtatCTTTAGACACCAGACAACACGTACCTCTTCAACCAGTCTTGGTTGATTAATATTCTatagcttttaaatgtgtttgtgagaagGAGGgattgattttttgtttttgttttaaatatttacatACATTTTTACCTTGTactttatcctgtgaactgccccgagatcttatgatgaagggtggtatataattcaaataaataaaatacatgcatGTCCCGCTACTGGAACACTAATTATCCAAAATCTCAGTTATCAGAACCCAAAGAACTATACCCAAACCTTGTTATATGAACAgctgattcagatatccaaaaaGCCATTGTCTGTCTACTTCCCTATTTCTAAGGAGAAATTGGACAAATTGGAGCAGGAGAAATAAGACTAAtcattttttcctttgtttgACTTTTGATGGCTGGCTATAGCAGTTTGGGGCAGAAACCAGGGAGGGAGTTTAGACAAATCACAGATTAGAAAAGTTCCCAcaggaaataataaaaatcagcCTGATATGCAAACACTCGCCTAACAATTTCCTGGGAATGCACTGTGTTGGAAAGCGAGACTTGTGTGTACTTGTATCACAGTCTAACCATCCTTAACTAGAAGTCCCATTTGTGTACTACTAAATATGCAGAGCTTCCAGACTGGCTGTTTACTGAGCATCCATCCCAATACATTTGCACAGAGGTCGAACACTTATTACCAGCTAGTGGTTGCTACTGCAGGCTTCCGCGTTAGCAGCCCACTGATCAGGATTCAGCAGAAAGCAAGTTCCATTAAAACAAGAGATTTACTGCCGTTTAACAACTGTAGAATTATATTAATTAAATAACATAATTGTCTATGGCTAGTAATAATTCACCCacagcagttttaaaaaattgtgaaaggggaaaatattctacTCACTAAGAATTAGCCTATATAGAGAAACAGAAGCATACAACTTGTAGCTTAAAAAGCAATGGATGGATGGCAGTTGAATAGCCTGTGGACAAAGCAATGCAGTTAGTACACCTTCCAGCTGAGCATCCCGGAAGTATTTAAAATCACAAGAATTTGATGGCTATTGAAGCTTCTTAGCTAAACTGGACATTTGTGGTGTTCTTGCAATATTCAGTGTGTATCAGAATGTTCCATATTATCAAGAAGTCTCCACAAGTCTTATCTCTGGTATAACTTTCAAAGAAGTAATTTTCTTGTACAGGGAGAGATGTGCTCCACAGCAGTGCCTCAGCCACCTACCCGTGGAAGAAGATGCCCTAACTCATATTTGCGTATTAGAGCAGAAACATTATCAACCTCTACTAAATTGTAATTAGCTAATTCATCTTAGGTCTTCAATATCCACCCTTCCATGGAGCTTGTTCTTCTTTCAGTCCATAAATTCAGCCATAAGTTCATAAGCAGAGAAGTCAACCAACTTTCTCTCATTCCCTCACAGTACTCTTCAGAGGGGGAAACATGTAAAACAGATTATGAAAATGGCTAAGGAGAGAGGTCCCCTCATTGGACAGGCCAATGCATTTTTGGTTGCTTATTTCAATACTTCCATTTCACTTGCATCACGACTTAGTCGTTTTTCTGGATACATGTTTGCAAGACATAGTGTGATAATCAGAGAAACTGTGGCTACTATAGTCAGGACTGCCCTCATGGCTTTAAACCATTTGGGATAGGTGGGAAGAAGACTAAGATCATAATGCAAGGCTATCCCTAACCCTATTATAAGCATGACTCCAGCTTGTGTGAGGTCATCTTTGAAAAGCAAAGTAAACCAGGCAAGTACTGAAGGAACAACACTGCTAGCCAGATTAATCCAATCAGGACTGGCAGGACTGCCTTCTGGCAAAGCAAATCCCCATCTGATCCCTCCTAGGAAAGATAGTATAGATGCACCATATGCAATCTGAGCAAACACCAACTCTGGGTAGGAGACCTCCTGGATAGCCATTAACAATGGCACTGAAACAAAGGGAATTAATCCTGCAATGCCCAAATACAGAGCAGGCTTTGGAGAGTCCTTGAGTGAGGGCATGTCGTATCGCAACAAATCCAGCTGTCGTGGCTCAGGTTCCGGAGGCTGtttcttcttccagatgcagcAGGAAGAATGGAAACCCCGTGCCTTGGTTATGCTAGCAGATGCCTGCCTAAGCAGCTGTGATTTTGGCAGCACAGCCAAAGGGACAGGAGAGCCAGCTGCCTTACTCCTTCCAGGTTGCAGAAGTCTTTGAAGATACATCATCTGCAATTACAAATGCAAAAACACTTCACATCACTCAGCCTTGTGGTAGCTTAAAGAACCAACTACAGTATTTCATACTTTTCAGAAGGATGCTTCATGCATCTAATAAAGTGGACCATAGTCCATAAAAGCTTATATCATTaaaaatgtgttagtctttaaggtgccattagACTTTTCATTGTTTTTGCTACAGTTCTTAATTGGGGCCTCTGGTACAGCTAAGGGTTAGCAATGAACAGTGATttatatttccattttttatGCATTTGTCCAAGGGAGTAAGGTTCCCCACCACAACTTATGCATATTGGGagggattcaactaagttttactcagaacagaTCCATTTAAAGTAATTGACTTAATCATGttcattagtttcagtgggtctactctgagtaaaacttagctgaataccacccattattGCTAGTTAAATCCCACCAACATATGAGAAACTCGCCTAGGCAAGACTTGTACATTCTTTAAATTTTCCACCTCTAAAAAGCTGCAAAGTAACATTTATTCCCACAGATATATATTAATTCCCTCCAACAATCGCTCCAGCATAGAGCACCCGCGGAGCGCATCTGTCGCGGGGAGCGGTAAAACCGGAAGTCGAGCCAGGTTTCACTTTAGTGAGCAATGAGAGTTTCAATATATAGACAGGTCtaaaacagacatccccaaacttcagccctccagatgttttggactacaattcccaccatccctgatcagtggtcctgttagctagggatcatgggagttgtaggtcaaaacatctggagggccgcagtttggggatgcctggtctaaaagcaAACCAAGATGCAACTGTTTTGGACTTTTACCTTGGAAGGAACTTGGAAACAACATCGCTGTAGAAGGTGAAACATTTTCAGAGATTCTGAAAGACAGGGATGGTTAGTGAAATATGCTCTTGCATTACCTCACATGGAATATAATACATGGATAAGGGTGCGATCCACCACACTGTTGTGGCATGCTATGCTGATTCAATTTTCATCCAGCACTAGAACTGGTGGATGAAATTCAGAATATCCCAGAGACATTTGGGAGGTCAATTCCCACACAGTCCAGCAGTCAAAGCTGCTGCTTGAGGTGTGAATATATGAAATCATTTCCAGCCATACCAAGCCAGTAATGGGAACCACATGGTACTGTGGGCTTGCAAGCCCGTTATGTTTAGGATTTGCTGGAACTTGGTTGTGTATGTTGGTGGATGATGTCAGCAACAGTGGATAGCGCCACAGACCTATTAAAACAAGATTAAAGTGGCACAGAAGCTAACACAGGCTTGTATCCAGTACAGTGCTGAGTGAACATCCCATCAGTGTAAATTGAaatctctccccctttccttcccctgcaTCTGCCTCAACCTTGCCCAAATCTGCCCTGAAGGGTTtgggaaaccccagaacaaatGAAGGGGCATGCAGCGCGAATCCTATTGTACAAGCAGGAATCCTGCACCGATGTGATGCTTACTTAGTACTGCACTGGATATAAGTCAGACAAGCAAAgacattcaaaacaaaatatataccggtactaTATGATATAGTTGCATGTGCCCatttatttccctcccacccaagtTGCTCCAAGGTAAAGGCAATGCCAGAGGCAATACAAAATTATTGCAACCTCTCAATACAACCCTGTAAAGAGAAGACTCAGATTCTAAACATGTTTAACAAAGCCAAGTTTCTTAAAGgcattgtagaattttaagcttGTGAACAAATCAGGAGCCCTACCTTGTCCAATAGCCTGCTCCAGACAAGGTGTATCCCTAATAAATTTGTGCAAACTTTCTCAAAAGCAAAAGGTAACACATGCACGTTATGCACTTCCTCGCATGCAGAACCGcactcttcctcctttctctaAGCATCCGGCCCCGTCAGTACTTTGCTTTTCCGCGAGTTTATTCCACGTCCCGCGCCTGTCACAAACCCACAGAGCCTCACCCTTTAGTAGCAGGGAAAAATCGAGGGCGTTGCAAGGCGCTCCCGGTGGGCACTTTGGGCTGTAGCATCAACCTATTTGCTTAATAACTTTCACCTCTAAGTGACAGAAACAATAAACGCGACTCACAGCCTTTGTAGATTCTTACAGAAAGCTTTCCCACAATCCAAAGCctttggatttgttttgtttcgttaCAAAAACGTGCTTGGTAAAATTGTCCCGGATCCGGAAACTGACTCTGCCTTCTCAGAGCAATTCGCGTTTTCCTAGCTTTGCTCCAAAATCAGCAGCTCTTCACAGCAACCTAAACACAACCCGCCCTCCGCCGGGAGAAAGGGCGTTTCCTGTCCCCTGCTTTAATTCCGCCGGGTGCACGTGCGTCGCGCTTAGTCTCTCGGCTTGGAACAGAGGCTAGACTCCCGCTCTTGTGTACTAAACAACGCACGAGCGGATCCTCCTCCTCGCATTTAATTAATGGCGTTGCAAGGCCAAAATGAAAGGCCCTATTGCCGCCATCTACAGGCAACAACATTATTGCACTTTTCCATAAAACCTTGTACGTACTAGCTATATCCCAACTCAACTTCTCCATAAGAAAAATAATCCACATCCAACTACAGTACATCTCTACAGTCCTCAAAATAACCATCCTTTCACCAGAGTTCCCACAGTGTGAGCTGAACACAGTATAACCATAACTACTCCCTctaagtttctttttttttctttttcttttttttaaagattttatttgAGAATTTGTTAAAACATTACACAACATCTTCGAACCAATCCAAgaacattcagttgtattttacACGTATCAAAATTATAAGGTatcgaaaagggaaagaaagggtaagagagaaagagaagggcgTGGGGTGTGGGTGAGGAGAAGGGCATAGGAccaaggggggaggaggaagtagaCATAT
The genomic region above belongs to Zootoca vivipara chromosome 7, rZooViv1.1, whole genome shotgun sequence and contains:
- the TMEM69 gene encoding transmembrane protein 69; translated protein: MFHLLQRCCFQVPSKMMYLQRLLQPGRSKAAGSPVPLAVLPKSQLLRQASASITKARGFHSSCCIWKKKQPPEPEPRQLDLLRYDMPSLKDSPKPALYLGIAGLIPFVSVPLLMAIQEVSYPELVFAQIAYGASILSFLGGIRWGFALPEGSPASPDWINLASSVVPSVLAWFTLLFKDDLTQAGVMLIIGLGIALHYDLSLLPTYPKWFKAMRAVLTIVATVSLIITLCLANMYPEKRLSRDASEMEVLK